In Silene latifolia isolate original U9 population chromosome X, ASM4854445v1, whole genome shotgun sequence, the following proteins share a genomic window:
- the LOC141618347 gene encoding uncharacterized protein LOC141618347, producing the protein MNEALTTALKAKRSVQDSAKVSASIARHNPTKYDGLGAPSLLADWHREFDNLFELLKCPAKMQVDQAAYYLRGKAGMWWPRSKEAVREVAANNGSEYVKWSGFKKVMNVVFVLEHVRSRMRAEFDSFKMTNEMTVETYYNRFMELSEYVADLNFSDEMLALRFEMGLTTNIKKRLAGEKRKTEAASESAENKKQNVNPYRSFFFNNGQNGSGNHGGFGRGGASGGGVVTCFRCGKVGHKIADYRVHVGGQGRGFINVNQSGGYRTPVQNYGNYNQRSGGGNYQRSYNNNYSNQNHFNNNQSNNFQKIMNSGNQQNGSTSASQSGAKSSGKLFLMGKEAAEEDAHVVTGIFLFNSEPTFVLFDSGATHSFISSEHARTLKLQVYDEIRDLVDIPSGDSIPCSHVYKNVSVKIGEAIFLTNLIEFPLGGFEVILGMDWLEKYKAFIDCHQKKVTLSGPEGIKVPYKGFVVKPKIKLISTVTLKSCLRKGSELILCHVRDTWEEVLGAASIPIVQDFQDVFPVKIPGLSPQRDIDFGIDLKPGAGPISKAPYMMGPKELEELKKQLEKLYDKGYFVVVFIDDILVYSKNKEEHEKHLRIVLQTLRENNLYAKLRKCEFWLEKVAFLGHVVSKEGVSVDPSKIKAASKWERPKNVGDIRSFLGLSGYYRSAMSRVRLHEEVENMGISMIKKGETIGDLTIEPELYAEIEEKQEGDARVARW; encoded by the exons ATGAATGAGGCCTTGACAACTGCGTTGAAAGCAAAGCGGTCAGTGCAAGATTCAGCTAAAGTGAGTGCTTCTATTGCGAGGCACAATCCGACGAAGTATGATGGACTGGGAGCACCTTCTTTATTGGCAGATTGGCACAGAGAGTTTGATAATCTATTTGAGCTATTAAAGTGTCCTGCGAAAATGCAAGTGGATCAGGCTGCTTATTATCTAAGAGGGAAAGCTGGTATGTGGTGGCCTAGAAGCAAAGAGGCTGTGAGAGAAGTTGCTGCAAATAATGGAAGTGAATATGTGAAATGGTCTGGATTCAAGAAGGTTATGAATGTTGTGTTCGTTCTAGAGCACGTTAGAAGCAGAATGAGAGcagaatttgattctttcaagatgacaaATGAGATGACAGTGGAGACCTACTATAACAGGTTTATGGAGCTATCTGAGTATGTGGCAGACTTAAACTTCAGTGATGAAATGTTGGCACTTAGATTCGAGATGGGGTTGACCACAAATATCAAGAAGAGGCTGGCA ggtGAAAAGAGAAAGACTGAGGCTGCAAGTGAGAGTGCTGAGAATAAGAAGCAAAATGTGAATCCGTACCGATCATTTTTCTTCAACAATGGGCAGAATGGGAGTGGAAACCATGGAGGTTTTGGTCGAGGTGGAGCTTCGGGAGGTGGCGTGGTCACTTGTTTCAGATGTGGGAAAGTGGGTCATAAGATTGCAGATTACAGAGTTCATGTGGGAGGTCAAGGAAGGGGATTTATTAATGTGAACCAGAGTGGAGGCTATCGTACTCCTGTGCAGAACTATGGGAATTATAATCAGAGATCTGGAGGTGGCAATTATCAGAGGAGCTACAACAACAATTATTCTAATCAGAATCACTTCAACAACAATCAAAGCAACAATTTTCAGAAGATAATGAACAGTGGAAATCAACAGAATGGGTCAACATCAGCTAGCCAGAGTGGAGCTAAGAGTAGTGGGAAATTATTTTTGATGGGAAAGGAAGCTGCTGAGGAGGATGCTCATGTTGTCACGGGTATATTTCTTTTTAATTCTGAGCctacctttgttttatttgattcgggagcTACCCACTCTTTTATTTCAAGTGAGCATGCTAGGACTTTAAAACTGCAAGTATATGATGAGATAAGAGACCTAGTTGATATACCTTCAGGGGATTCCATACCTTGTAGCCATGTGTATAAGAATGTGTCGGTTAAAATTGGGGAAGCTATCTTTTTGACCAATTTAATTGAATTTCCTTTGGGTGGTTTTGAGGTAATtttagggatggattggttggaaaAATACAAAGCCtttatagattgtcatcaaaagaaagtaacCTTGAGTGGACCCGAGGGAATAAAAGTGCCTTACAAGGGATTTGTAGTTAAACCAAAAATAAAACTTATCTCAACGGTCACCTTAAAATCTTGTTTAAGGAAGGGAAGTGAGTTGATCTTGTGTCACGTGAGGGACACGTGGGAGGAGGTGCTAGGGGCGGCATCTATACCCATTGTGCAAGACTTTCAGGATGTGTTCCCAGTTAAGATTCCAGGGTTATCACCTCAGAGGGATATTGATTTTGGCATTGACTTAAAACCTGGGGCGGGACCAATTTCTAAAGCACCTTATATGATGGGACCAAAGGAGTTAGAGGAGCTTAAAAAGCAGTTGGAGAAGTTGTACGATAAGGGCTAT TTTGTAGTTGTCTTTATCGACGATATCCTGGTGTATTCTAAGAATAAAGAGGAGCATGAGAagcatttgaggattgtattACAGACCTTGAGGGAGAATAATCTTTATGCTAAGTTGAGAAAGTGCGAattttggttagagaaagttgcctttctggggcatgttgTGTCCAAGGAGGGAGTGTCAGTGGATCCAAGCAAAATTAAGGCAGCGTCCAAGTGGGAGAGACCCAAGAATGTGGGGGACATTAGAAGTTTTCTGGGGTTGTCTGGCTATTATAGGAG TGCCATGTCTAGGGTGAGGTTGCATGAGGAGGTGGAGAATATGGGCATTTCTATGATCAAGAAGGGAGAAACGATAGGAGATTTGACCATTGAGCCAGAGTTATATGCTGAGATCGAAGAGAAGCAAGAGGGAGATGCTCGGGTGGCACGGTGGTGA